A single genomic interval of Ruminococcus sp. NK3A76 harbors:
- the feoB gene encoding ferrous iron transport protein B has product MSIKIALAGNPNCGKTTLFNALTGSNQFVGNWPGVTVEKKEGRLKKHDDVIVTDLPGIYSLSPYTLEEVVARNYLLDERPDVILNIIDGTNLERNLYLTTQLTELGIPVVCAVNMMDIVHKVGDKIYFEKLSEALGCKVVDISALKGNGVEKAAEAAIAAANEGWSGAVHRFDGSIEHALAHIEEACIHDLPEEMQRWYSIKLFERDDKVIEKLGIKGDRLAHIEADIAKVEKEMDDDSESIITGERYNYIASIIGDCCVRKSKGTLSTSDKIDRVVTNRWLGLPIFAVIMFAVYWIAMVGIGAPLTDFTNDNIFGDGFHLFAIGTEEYEADAEEYASADAIIGGYEAYVEENGAAPTGEFTYEVEDEETLEITEETATLTDYEDALASMEKFEAEPDPADYGTFVPSVPALAEKGLDKAGASDWLKGLIIDGIIAGVGAVLGFVPQMLVLFAMLAFLEACGYMSRIAFVLDRIFRKFGLSGKSFIPMLVGVGCGVPGIMASRTIENERDRRMTIMTTTFIPCGAKVPFIAMIAGAIFGGSAWVSTSAYFIGMAAIIISGIMLKKTKMFAGDPAPFVMELPAYHMPTVSNVLRSMWERGWSFIKKAGTVILISQIIIWFTSRFGFVDGGLEMLEEDQLDASILAKIGSAVAWIFTPLGFGNWQATVASITGLVAKENIVGTMGTLYGGGDQTTWQALAAAFTGVTGFAFLVFNLLCAPCFAAMGAIKREMNSAKWTAFAISYQCGFAYAIALMINQFGGLFTGDVNVLGLVFAIALLVGIIYMLARPYKEATKLGGKLSLAGSKV; this is encoded by the coding sequence ATGAGTATCAAAATTGCGCTTGCCGGCAACCCCAACTGCGGCAAGACAACGCTTTTCAATGCACTTACAGGCTCGAACCAGTTTGTGGGCAACTGGCCGGGCGTTACGGTAGAGAAAAAGGAGGGCAGGCTCAAAAAGCACGACGATGTGATAGTCACCGACCTGCCGGGCATCTATTCTCTGTCGCCCTACACGCTTGAGGAGGTAGTTGCGAGAAACTATCTTTTAGACGAGCGCCCCGATGTTATACTCAACATCATCGACGGCACGAATTTAGAGAGAAACCTCTACCTTACAACACAGCTGACAGAGCTCGGCATACCTGTAGTGTGCGCTGTAAACATGATGGATATAGTGCACAAGGTCGGCGACAAGATATACTTTGAAAAGCTCTCGGAAGCGCTCGGCTGCAAGGTAGTCGATATCTCGGCACTCAAAGGCAACGGCGTAGAAAAGGCAGCAGAAGCGGCTATCGCAGCTGCAAACGAGGGCTGGTCGGGCGCTGTTCACCGCTTTGACGGAAGCATCGAGCACGCACTTGCACATATCGAGGAGGCGTGCATACACGACCTGCCCGAGGAGATGCAGAGGTGGTATTCGATAAAGCTCTTTGAGCGTGACGACAAGGTTATAGAAAAGCTCGGCATCAAGGGCGACAGGCTCGCACACATCGAGGCTGACATCGCAAAGGTAGAAAAGGAAATGGACGATGACAGCGAATCTATTATCACCGGCGAGAGATACAATTACATCGCAAGCATCATCGGTGACTGCTGTGTCAGAAAAAGCAAGGGCACGCTCAGCACATCCGACAAGATAGACAGGGTTGTAACAAACCGCTGGCTGGGTCTGCCGATATTCGCAGTCATCATGTTCGCTGTATACTGGATAGCAATGGTGGGCATCGGCGCTCCGCTTACAGACTTTACAAACGACAACATCTTCGGCGACGGCTTCCACCTGTTCGCCATAGGCACCGAGGAATATGAAGCAGATGCCGAGGAATATGCATCAGCAGATGCTATAATAGGCGGCTATGAGGCTTATGTTGAGGAGAACGGCGCTGCCCCGACAGGTGAATTCACCTATGAGGTAGAGGACGAGGAGACATTAGAGATAACAGAAGAAACAGCCACCCTCACTGACTATGAGGACGCTCTCGCAAGTATGGAGAAGTTTGAAGCCGAGCCCGACCCGGCAGATTACGGCACCTTTGTCCCCTCTGTACCGGCACTCGCAGAAAAAGGCCTTGACAAGGCAGGCGCTTCCGACTGGTTAAAGGGTCTTATCATAGACGGTATCATCGCCGGTGTCGGCGCTGTACTCGGCTTTGTTCCGCAGATGCTCGTACTCTTTGCAATGCTCGCATTCTTAGAGGCCTGCGGTTATATGTCAAGAATAGCATTCGTGCTTGACAGGATATTCAGAAAGTTCGGCCTTTCGGGCAAGAGCTTCATACCTATGCTCGTAGGTGTCGGCTGCGGCGTTCCCGGTATCATGGCAAGCAGAACGATAGAGAACGAGCGTGACAGGCGCATGACTATAATGACGACTACCTTTATCCCCTGCGGCGCAAAGGTGCCCTTTATCGCAATGATAGCAGGTGCTATATTCGGCGGCTCGGCTTGGGTATCGACCTCTGCCTACTTTATCGGCATGGCGGCAATAATCATCTCGGGCATCATGCTCAAAAAGACAAAGATGTTCGCAGGCGACCCGGCACCGTTTGTTATGGAGCTTCCTGCATACCATATGCCGACTGTCAGCAACGTGCTCCGCTCGATGTGGGAGAGAGGCTGGTCGTTTATCAAGAAGGCAGGAACCGTTATCCTTATCTCGCAGATAATCATATGGTTCACAAGCCGCTTCGGCTTTGTTGACGGCGGCCTTGAAATGCTCGAAGAAGACCAGCTCGACGCATCTATCCTTGCAAAGATAGGCAGCGCTGTTGCGTGGATATTCACTCCCTTAGGTTTCGGCAACTGGCAGGCAACTGTCGCATCAATCACAGGCCTTGTGGCAAAGGAAAACATCGTCGGCACAATGGGCACGCTCTACGGCGGCGGAGACCAGACAACATGGCAGGCACTTGCTGCGGCATTCACAGGCGTTACAGGCTTTGCATTCTTGGTATTCAACCTGCTCTGCGCTCCCTGCTTTGCGGCAATGGGTGCTATCAAGCGTGAGATGAACAGCGCTAAGTGGACGGCATTCGCAATAAGCTATCAGTGCGGCTTTGCATATGCAATAGCTCTTATGATAAACCAGTTCGGCGGTCTGTTCACAGGTGATGTGAATGTTTTAGGTCTTGTATTTGCTATAGCTCTGCTTGTCGGCATCATCTATATGCTCGCAAGACCCTACAAGGAAGCAACAAAACTCGGCGGAAAACTCAGCCTCGCAGGCAGCAAGGTATAA
- a CDS encoding heavy metal translocating P-type ATPase, whose product MKCQILHSSKSRMRVHMSQKKMTLAQADMLEYYLRAKPYVCDVKVYDRTGDAVIIFTDRARVIRALAAFSYNDKRTAALVPEHTGRQLSREFENRLFNMLARRVVFKRLVPAPLRLALSVIKASKYVREGVRSLSKGRIEVSLLDAVAITVSLLRGEYKTASSVMFMLGLGELLEDWTHKKSVDDLARTMSLGVEKVWLKSGGTETLVPIKDINEGDELIVRTGSMIPLDGKVISGDAEVNQATLTGEALPVHKTAGSYVYAGTVVESGSCVISVDKVTGSGKYDRIVRMIEESEKLKSEVESRASHLADKLVPYCLGGTLLTYLLTRNATKAVSILMVDFSCALKLAMPISVISAMREGQTHGMTIKGGKFLEAVADADTIIFDKTGTLTHSEPNVAKVITFGENDEDEALRLAACLEEHYPHSIANAVVRAASERGLVHEELHSEVEYVVAHGIASSIQGVKVVLGSFHFVFEDEGCTLPEGEQEKFDTLPEQYSHLFLAVGGVLAAVICIEDPIRTEAKDVLSKLKALGISKIVMMTGDSKRTAQAVAKAVGADEFYAEVLPEDKAEYVRREKRAGRKVIMIGDGVNDSPALSEADAGVAISSGAAIAREVADITISADDLNCLVTLRELSSALMKRINANYRSIIGFNFGLMVLGAAGVLAPTTSALLHNSSTLAISLASMRDYLG is encoded by the coding sequence ATGAAATGTCAGATACTTCACAGCTCAAAAAGCCGTATGCGAGTGCATATGTCACAAAAGAAAATGACGCTTGCTCAGGCTGATATGCTCGAATACTATTTGCGTGCAAAGCCATACGTTTGCGATGTCAAGGTCTATGACCGCACGGGTGATGCAGTCATTATCTTCACAGACAGAGCAAGGGTGATAAGGGCGCTTGCGGCGTTTTCTTATAACGACAAGCGCACAGCCGCCCTTGTTCCCGAGCACACGGGCAGGCAGCTGAGCCGTGAGTTTGAAAACAGACTGTTTAATATGCTTGCACGGCGTGTTGTTTTCAAGCGTCTTGTGCCGGCACCGCTGAGGCTTGCGCTGTCGGTGATAAAAGCATCAAAGTATGTGCGTGAGGGCGTGCGCTCTCTTTCAAAGGGCAGGATAGAGGTCAGCCTGCTCGATGCGGTGGCGATAACCGTATCACTTCTGAGGGGCGAGTATAAGACGGCATCTTCTGTTATGTTCATGCTGGGGCTCGGTGAGCTTTTGGAGGACTGGACGCACAAGAAATCAGTCGATGACCTTGCACGCACAATGTCGCTCGGCGTTGAAAAGGTGTGGCTAAAAAGCGGCGGCACGGAAACTCTCGTCCCGATAAAGGACATAAACGAGGGCGATGAGCTGATAGTGCGCACAGGCAGCATGATACCCCTTGACGGCAAGGTGATATCGGGCGATGCCGAGGTAAATCAGGCAACTCTCACAGGCGAAGCCCTGCCTGTTCACAAGACTGCGGGCAGCTATGTCTATGCGGGAACAGTTGTTGAGAGCGGAAGCTGTGTCATTAGTGTTGACAAGGTAACAGGCAGCGGCAAATACGACCGCATCGTAAGAATGATAGAGGAAAGCGAAAAGCTAAAATCAGAGGTCGAGAGCAGGGCATCACACCTTGCTGACAAGTTGGTTCCCTACTGTCTGGGCGGCACGCTGCTCACATATCTGCTTACCAGAAACGCCACAAAGGCCGTGTCAATACTTATGGTCGATTTTTCATGTGCGCTCAAGCTCGCAATGCCCATTTCTGTGATATCCGCAATGCGTGAGGGGCAGACGCATGGAATGACGATAAAGGGCGGCAAGTTCTTAGAAGCCGTTGCCGACGCCGACACGATAATATTTGACAAGACAGGCACGCTTACCCATTCAGAGCCGAATGTCGCAAAGGTGATAACCTTCGGAGAGAATGACGAGGACGAGGCTCTGCGCCTTGCTGCCTGCCTTGAAGAGCACTACCCCCACTCGATAGCAAACGCCGTAGTCAGGGCTGCAAGCGAGCGTGGGCTGGTTCACGAGGAGCTTCATTCAGAGGTCGAGTATGTTGTGGCGCACGGCATAGCGAGCTCCATTCAGGGTGTCAAGGTCGTGCTCGGCAGCTTCCATTTTGTGTTTGAAGACGAGGGCTGCACTCTGCCCGAAGGCGAGCAGGAGAAGTTTGACACGCTGCCCGAGCAGTATTCACATCTTTTCCTTGCGGTAGGCGGTGTGCTTGCGGCGGTCATATGCATTGAAGACCCTATACGCACGGAAGCAAAGGACGTTCTCTCAAAGCTGAAAGCGCTCGGCATCAGCAAGATAGTTATGATGACAGGCGACAGCAAAAGGACTGCGCAGGCTGTTGCAAAGGCAGTGGGCGCCGATGAATTCTACGCCGAAGTGCTGCCGGAGGACAAGGCTGAATATGTAAGGCGTGAAAAGCGTGCCGGCAGAAAGGTTATAATGATAGGCGACGGAGTAAACGACTCCCCTGCTTTGTCAGAAGCCGACGCAGGCGTTGCGATAAGCTCGGGGGCAGCCATTGCAAGAGAGGTCGCAGACATAACCATATCTGCCGATGACCTTAACTGTCTTGTTACGCTGAGGGAGCTGTCATCTGCCCTTATGAAGCGCATAAATGCAAACTACCGAAGCATTATAGGCTTTAACTTCGGGCTTATGGTGCTGGGTGCTGCCGGTGTGCTTGCCCCGACAACATCAGCGCTGCTGCACAATTCCTCAACGCTTGCTATCTCTCTTGCAAGCATGAGGGATTATCTTGGATAG
- a CDS encoding DUF6110 family protein gives MSLWVKGALFVGGMAASTLGIKALTSRTAKKVYTHTTAAALRGKESVMESVTKVRESCGDILADAKDINDRQAAEETADIIEDTAEAAAEENEN, from the coding sequence ATGTCATTATGGGTAAAAGGTGCATTGTTTGTAGGAGGAATGGCGGCAAGCACGCTGGGCATCAAGGCTCTCACAAGCAGAACTGCAAAGAAGGTCTACACACACACCACAGCGGCAGCTTTAAGGGGCAAGGAGAGTGTGATGGAAAGCGTAACTAAGGTAAGAGAGAGCTGCGGCGATATACTTGCAGATGCAAAGGACATAAACGATAGACAGGCAGCAGAGGAAACGGCAGACATCATCGAGGACACAGCAGAGGCCGCAGCAGAGGAGAATGAAAACTGA
- a CDS encoding FeoB-associated Cys-rich membrane protein: protein MSAFLSANIGNIVVILILITVVALSIRSMIKSKKSGKGGCGCGCASCAMKGSCHTTKK, encoded by the coding sequence ATGTCAGCATTCTTAAGCGCAAATATAGGGAATATAGTAGTTATACTGATACTCATAACAGTTGTAGCGCTTAGTATTCGCTCGATGATAAAGAGCAAAAAGTCCGGCAAGGGCGGCTGCGGCTGCGGCTGTGCGAGCTGCGCTATGAAGGGCAGCTGTCATACGACCAAAAAGTAA
- a CDS encoding AraC family transcriptional regulator encodes MFFCDYPIKNNELGLPLFIDNIGKHTCQPHTARSSGFAFSQVLYCTRGSGVLCIDGKSTDILPDTAIFLPALYPHEYYPTSDDWDIHWVVPDGYACKGVLDYLGFDRPMVFEIRDIALLEHFFSRMHQSIIGDSINGNMRASGYLYNFLIELAGQKNSERVVRTSNKAIVTAIDHINNCFKNKITMSELCEVTDLSKQQLCRLFKRYLNSRPMEYIAKRRIQAAKELLRSTDMSIEDIAESVGFCSGSYFCKLFARYEGMTPTQFKSV; translated from the coding sequence ATGTTTTTCTGTGACTACCCGATAAAGAACAACGAGCTCGGACTGCCGCTGTTTATAGACAACATAGGCAAGCACACCTGCCAGCCACACACCGCACGCAGCAGCGGCTTTGCTTTTTCGCAGGTGCTTTACTGTACAAGGGGGAGCGGTGTGCTGTGCATCGACGGCAAGAGCACTGACATTCTGCCCGACACCGCCATATTCCTGCCTGCTTTATATCCGCACGAGTATTACCCCACGTCTGATGACTGGGATATCCACTGGGTAGTGCCCGACGGGTATGCCTGCAAGGGGGTGCTTGACTATCTCGGGTTTGACAGGCCAATGGTGTTTGAGATAAGGGATATCGCTCTGCTTGAGCATTTCTTTTCACGAATGCACCAGTCGATAATCGGTGACAGCATAAACGGCAATATGAGAGCGTCGGGGTATTTGTATAATTTTCTCATAGAGCTTGCAGGACAGAAAAACAGCGAGCGTGTTGTCAGGACTTCAAACAAGGCGATAGTGACGGCGATAGACCATATCAACAACTGCTTTAAGAACAAGATAACAATGTCGGAGCTTTGCGAGGTGACGGATCTTTCAAAGCAGCAGCTTTGCAGGCTTTTTAAGCGCTATCTCAATTCACGCCCTATGGAATACATAGCCAAGCGCCGCATACAGGCCGCAAAGGAGCTGTTAAGGTCTACCGATATGTCGATAGAGGATATCGCCGAAAGTGTCGGCTTTTGCAGCGGAAGTTATTTCTGCAAGCTGTTTGCAAGGTATGAGGGCATGACACCGACGCAGTTCAAGAGCGTTTAG
- a CDS encoding fused MFS/spermidine synthase encodes MKEKSKLLEKKIYLYLTEFFAGMSVMAVELGASRLLAPYFSSSQIVWTMIIGTIMIAMALGNYFGGKWADKDPDPDRLYKRMIISAVWIAAIPFFGKLIIIAVSALLLVSISTNFLIWAAFLSCMAVFVFPLFLLGTVTPSLVKYTTDSLDDNGKTVGTLGAFNTIGSIIGTFAPTFITIPAVGTAVTFLIFSGILFVLGVIYFVSCKRKKIFVAVTAVMFAALCILSTSIGFAFWEKTLAYEGESVYNYLQVKEDGQRAVLSTNVLFGVQSVYMKQGGLSGLYYDTAMAAPLMSEAGESSDILILGNGTGTYATQCRAYFPETEIDAVEIDESITELAYRYFDLDDDINVVTYDGRAYLNGLRRDKEHKKYDVIMVDAYQDITIPFQMSSVEFFRLVNDCLKPGGVMVVNMNMHSDKKGSINYALSDTICEVFDYVYTIPVKNATNRELFASNSKDMLMRFQSNTEALTDDELKGFMKEVGTGLEWYESEGNVLTDDKAPVELLGMQVIDDLISEQLEHYKKVFKEDGIEGLLNE; translated from the coding sequence ATGAAAGAAAAAAGTAAACTACTTGAAAAGAAGATATACCTTTATCTTACCGAGTTTTTCGCCGGAATGTCGGTAATGGCGGTAGAGCTTGGTGCAAGCAGGCTGCTGGCACCGTATTTCAGCTCGTCGCAGATAGTGTGGACGATGATCATAGGCACGATAATGATAGCTATGGCGCTCGGCAACTATTTCGGCGGCAAATGGGCTGATAAAGACCCCGACCCCGACAGACTTTACAAGCGAATGATAATATCAGCAGTATGGATAGCGGCGATACCCTTCTTCGGCAAGCTGATAATAATTGCGGTATCTGCGCTGCTGTTAGTCAGCATAAGCACCAATTTCCTGATATGGGCGGCGTTTTTGTCATGTATGGCGGTGTTCGTGTTCCCCCTTTTTTTGCTTGGAACGGTAACGCCCTCGCTTGTAAAATACACCACCGACAGCCTTGATGACAACGGCAAGACGGTAGGCACACTCGGCGCATTCAATACCATAGGCAGTATAATAGGTACATTTGCCCCGACTTTTATTACCATACCGGCAGTAGGAACAGCCGTGACTTTTCTTATATTCTCGGGCATACTGTTTGTTCTCGGTGTTATTTACTTTGTGTCCTGCAAAAGAAAGAAGATATTCGTTGCAGTAACAGCGGTCATGTTCGCAGCGCTGTGTATTCTAAGTACATCTATTGGCTTTGCTTTCTGGGAAAAAACGCTTGCCTACGAGGGCGAGAGCGTATATAATTACCTGCAGGTCAAGGAAGACGGCCAAAGGGCAGTATTATCCACGAATGTGCTTTTCGGCGTGCAGTCTGTATATATGAAGCAGGGCGGCCTTTCCGGGCTGTATTATGATACGGCAATGGCAGCACCGCTCATGTCGGAAGCAGGCGAGAGCAGCGATATACTGATACTTGGAAACGGTACGGGAACATATGCGACACAGTGCCGGGCGTACTTCCCCGAAACGGAGATAGATGCCGTAGAGATAGACGAAAGCATCACAGAGCTTGCCTACAGGTATTTTGACCTTGATGATGATATAAACGTCGTAACATATGACGGCAGAGCTTATCTTAACGGGCTCAGAAGGGATAAGGAGCATAAGAAGTACGATGTTATAATGGTAGATGCCTACCAGGATATAACTATCCCGTTTCAGATGTCTTCGGTGGAGTTTTTCAGGCTGGTAAACGACTGCTTAAAGCCCGGCGGAGTGATGGTAGTCAATATGAATATGCATTCCGACAAAAAGGGCAGCATCAACTACGCATTAAGTGACACTATTTGCGAGGTTTTTGACTATGTTTACACTATCCCGGTAAAGAACGCCACAAACCGTGAGCTTTTTGCATCAAACAGCAAGGATATGCTGATGCGCTTTCAAAGCAACACAGAAGCGCTTACCGACGATGAGCTGAAAGGCTTTATGAAGGAAGTCGGCACAGGGCTTGAATGGTATGAAAGTGAAGGAAATGTTCTGACTGACGATAAAGCTCCTGTTGAGCTGCTTGGTATGCAGGTGATAGACGACCTTATATCAGAACAGCTTGAGCATTACAAAAAGGTCTTTAAAGAAGATGGCATTGAAGGACTTTTAAATGAATAG